The segment AgagtaaataaaaccaaatctgggtagtatttattaattttttggGTAATGAAAAACTCTAAGAAATGGAAGTGGACAGATGAAAACTGTATCTTGAACAAGGCGAGTACGTTGCTGGTTGACAAGGTAGGGTGGAGATTTGGAAggaagacacaaaggaaaagcattgtAGGGAGCAGGAAAAGTAGTAGGAAGATGGTGTTGCCAACAAAGGAATGAATGAAAGATGTTTATAAGGTGATGAGTGGTAGAAAACAAATGTCAGTGGGGAAGCTAAATAATGGTAAACTGCCAGTGGGTgagaagaagctggaaaaaaggagCTGGAGGCTGGAGAACTACAGTAAAGTGTGTAGACTGGATCTCCTATAGAGAAGATCCGAGGTGAAAGAATAGCTTGTATGCTAGAAAGTATGGTGCTGGAGCACTGCATTTTTAGAAGTTACAAAGTCGCTGAAAACGGAAACTTGGCTGCAGATGTTTTCCACAACAGGATCATGCTAAGAGCTGGAAGGGATTACCAACAGCATAATCCTGGGGACTGGAAAGAGGTACCAAAGTAAGAAGAGGTTCTAACCTTTCCGACCTCTTGTTCTCTCCTTGCTATCTCTTTCTGTGATTAGAATGTGCATATAGGACATTGGGGGATTAGGAGAGGCATGTTGCTGGGGAAGGGTTAAAGTGGTGACAGAAAATGGGAGAAGGCAGGACTTCTAGCCAAGTAAGCAGGCATCTAAAAGAGCATGATGGACATTCTCTTAGGACCATTCTCTTAGGCAGTACAAGAGAACAGGTGTGCTTGGGCTGCATTGGATAGTCTTTGAAATGGTTCCTTGGGAGTTAGGAGAATAGGAGCGTGGTAGTGGAGGTGGCAGTGGAGGCTTGTACAGAGAGGGGCTGGCTGTATGAGGGGGCTGTGGTCGCTGTGGAGAAGGGTTAGGAATAAAAGCAAGGCAAAGGCATAGCACTGCTGGGAGGTATTACTAGGGGAATTTTTCTGGAGGTACAAATTTTTCTGGAATTTGTACAGAAAAATTGATGTGACTTGTGGTTCCAGGTCTTCTGTTAATCTTTCCCAGTGATGCCCAGGCTTATGACAGTGCTGCTGTCTTCTCAGATGAATCATACATATGCGTGCTAGTGGCTGTGAGCTCACCTTTCAACTTGCATCTAAGCAACTTAAGGCAGGCGAGCGGATAGTTGTGCTTTAGCAGGACTGACAGTGTTTGCAGAAAGCCAGATTCCTGAGTGAAAAGAACTAGTGGGGGAAACTTGTGCGAACTGACACTGAGGCTCCTGCTGCTAACAACCCTCCATGCAGAAGAGCCCATCTGTCACCTGGTCCTGAACACAAGGAAATGGGAAGAAACCCACGGCAACTGGCAAGTTACAATGCGTggttctctctgtctctctctcttcaaaACACCACCTCCACAGCGCCCACCACCTTTTGGGCACCATTACTGGTGTCAGTTACCATACACAGCCACATGATGGAAGAtgcccagctcctccagctcatACACCTGAAGCCACCCTTCAAAGGTCCTGATGGAGGCCCAGGAAGCATCCGGGGTGGCCCCTGCTTTACACGGGTTGTCCTGAGATGGCCACAGGCTTTGTCGTGTTCCTGCTCTCCCACAGCAAGCAGGCCCCACAGACATTTTATTATAAGAATAAAAGAGCCACATACAGAAACATAAACACACATACTCTCCCCTGTTTTGAGGacaaggcagctgctgcagcctgtaAAAACCACCCTAGAGTCCCTGTGGTCAGAAAGCAGGTGGGTGCTTCACATATAGTCATTTccaagagaaaggagaagtttTCAAAGCCTGAGAAAGCACAAGGGTGTGGCATGGGGCAGCACTGAGCCATGGGGTGAGGACCAtcagctggggaaggagcatGGCTCTGTGGTGGCAGGGATAGTGCGATGGAGAAGTTGATCTCTGGGTCACCGTGACCTCTCGCACCCAGGCCAGTGTAATGCCCCAGACCCTGAAGCCTCTGGCAGGCTGAGACCTCTCCCATGGGGAGCACGCTGACCACCCCCATTGGGGAGCAGGCTCTAGGGCTTCACCTCTGCTTCCTCACTGTGTCCATCCTCCAGCCGCCAAGGGCAATCAACATAGCGCAGCGCTCCACTGACAGGGCCACGCTTGGCAGGATCTAAGGCCAGCAGGCTCCGCAGCATCAGGGCAGCCTCAGCTGTCAGACGTTTCCAGTGGCGTGGCAGGTCCTCCTCCAGACCCGTTTCCTGCCACAGCATGAAGTCCTCGAAGAAAGGGTCATCTGGCAGGCTTTGCTCCCAGGGGAAGTAGCCAGTCAgcaggcagaaaagcagcacacCAAAGGCCCAGGCATCCAAGCTGGTGTCGATGGGCACCCCCTGAGTGTCAGCAGTGTTGCTGAGCTCAGGGGCAGTGTAGGGGATTACCCCAGCCACCAGCTTCAGCTTGGTACCCTTGGGCCGCGTAAGCCCAAAGTCAGTCAGCTTGATGCGCCGGCACTCGGGATCGAAAAGTAGCACGTTCTCAGGCTTGACATCACGGTACACAAGCCCCCGGCTGTGAATGAACTCCAGCGCACTCACGAGCTGCTTGGCACACTGCTTGGCGGCTGGCTCAGGGATCCCATCCTGCACGGGAAGACAGACAGGCAGTACAGTACACACAGGGCATCTTGGCAGCCTTGCCAGTTGGCCTCTCACCTGCATGCTCTGCACTGGGGAAGACCTTTGCATTTCTGGACTTGCAAGTGTGATGCTGCTTCAAGGCTGCAGACCCCAGACAGGAGAGACCCACAACCCACTGCCTTTATCTCCCTCCCTCTGACCCAACCAACCTCTACAGGGGCCAAACACTACAGCCTCAGCCCCCATGACCTTATAGTAGCACTCACTCGGGGTTTGATGATAGATATGAGGTCTTTGTGCAGTGCTGGTTCGTAGAGGAAGCCATAGTACTGGCTGGACTCGATGGCAATTCCAAACATGCCAATGATGGCAGGGTGGGTGGCGAGGGAAAGCGCCACACAATACTCATACAGAAAGGTGTGCAGCTTGGTACTGGCTTTGGGCAGCAGTTTGAGAGCCATAGGAGTCCCTGGGGATGGGAAAGAGTGGGTTAGACTTCCCTGAAAGTCACTCACACCAAGGCCAGCCAAAGAGGGCACTAAGCAGCCATGGGTCCAGACACACAGCTACAGGTCTCTCGCCTGGCACTTTGTGTGACTATATCCTGTGGACACCAGATCTGGGAgcaggaactgctgctgctgtgagttTTAAGCCAGTCAGTACATGCACAGGAGTACTGGGCAGAGGAATGGAAATTCAGTCTATATGAGCCCATCAGTGTGAGCTGGGACTACTGGGAAAGAGGGTCCTGTGGGCACTCATAGGCCAATGGCCTTGGCCAACCCCACCTAGGACCTCCACTCATACTCTCGGTCTGTGGACCTGAGGGCGCTATTTAAGCTCAAGTTTGAGACTTCACTCCCTGCCTGGGCTGTGTGGTGGGAGTGCTGGTTTCCAGCTATATCACATCCACACCCGTACCTAGACCTGAACCCTATTGATCCTGACTTGTGGACTAAGTTCCTGGCTTGACCTTGGACCTGTCTCATCACTATAACCTTGCCTGATGATCTGGGCTGCCCTCTAGCATCACTTGCTCTCTGTCTGGGTGCAATGGAATAGTCCCAGGCTGGGGAGGTCCCTGTCCCACCTGCCTCGTTGGCGACCTTCCACCATACCTGGTCCATTGTCTCAAGGAACCATCAGCCCACCCAGTGCCCTGGCAAGTGAGGAGGAGACAAGGCACAGTAGCTCACAGAGTGCAATAGGTTCCTTACCTCTCTGCCTGTGGGTCACTAGCATCACATGGCCATACTTGCCCCTGCCCAGCTCACGAATAACCTCATAGTGTTCGGACACCTCAGTGCGCACCAGACTTTGAGCCGTGATCTCCAGGAGCTCATCTATCATAGTTGGCGCcactctccctgctgctgctgcagctgagctctcGGCCATCACTGAGCACTGCAGAAACACCACAGCCTGAGTCAGGAACatcacagcacacacagagaaaagcagatcaGACATGCCATACAATTCATGCTGTGGCAGGACATGTTTCTGCCACTTGGAGCCTGAGCACTCTTGTCGCTGTGCTAGAGTCTATCTTCTGCTTTTATACAGTAGACCTTTATGCAAAGTCCATCATCATGATAAAAAGGTCCCTGTACCAAAAGGAACTTCCCTCAGCCCTCTAATCCTTTCTGGCCTCCAGACAGGTGCTTGTCTCTCTCTAATTGTAATCCCTGGAGTCTCTTATTTCGAAGACCCAGATCACCTTTTCCATGTGTGTACTAAAGCTTGGCCTTCCAGACCTCTTCTTATTCTACTCTCCAAGGTATTAGACAACACCAAATGTTAACAGAGTCCCAGATTACCCAGTCTTCTTGTTCTCATTAGCCTATTGCAGCAGACCATGTTTCTCTACACATCTACTGCTTAttgaagaaagcagcagagacagacaTGTCCATTACACAGAGGCACAGCTAGCCCATGATAAAGAATGGACTACTAGTCAGTGGCAGTATGCCCTGATCAAGCCAAAGGGAGCTCAGTACCTTATGACTGCTGACACTTCTGACCCAAAGGCACTCATTTATGCAGCCAAGAAATCTTAGCAGGAAGAGAGCTTGGCTATCAATAGCATTTTGAGTTACAGACAGCTGCTTCAGGCCCATTTTggagaaatgcttttttcagtCCTCCCAGACATCTGTAAGGCAGCATTTTAAGGCACCTGTGGTGGCATTCTCCCCCAGACTACCTCCTTGTGCTCTGAACAGAGGCACCTCAAGCCTGGGAGGCTCACCTGGCTTTGGAGTAAGGTCATAGAACTACAGAGTCACAGGATGGTCAAGATCAGAAGGCATCTCTGAAGCCAGTGCAAGATCCCGCTCAAAGCAAAGTTAACTAAAGCAAGTTGCtcaggactgtgtccagtttggtttttaatatctccaaggatggagaccccaCAACCACTTTGGGCAATTTCTTTCACTGCTGGATCacttttactgtaaaaaaagtcttttcttatGCTTAAATAGGAGTTTTGTGTTTCGATCAAttgcctcttttcttttcactcagTATCAGTAAGAAGATTTTGGCTGTGTCTTCTTTACACCTTCCTATCATGCATCAATAAGATGATCTTCTTGACCCATTTcatctcaaggctgaacaattcCCAACTCTCTTTAACCTCTCCTTATATGAGAAATGATGCAGTATcctaatcatcttcatggacTTTTCCAGATTTGTTCAAATACATCCACACCTCTCTTTTCCTGAGGTGTCCAGAACCGGACCCACTGTTCCAGACGTGACTTCACTAttgctgagtagaggggaaggtcgcctccctcaacctgctatTAACACTTTGCATAATGCAGATCAAGATTCAACCCAAGAACCTGAGGGCTGCAGCATTCTTGGATGAGCCTACAACAGTGTGCAGTGAGGTAAAGCTGTGGTATAAAACCAGTGGCTCACCTCTGCACCTACAAATTCAGGATCTCTTCCCATGAAACATTCTGATTCACATGACGCCTTCTGGAAGAGGGAATGGGGCCTCGCATTGCTAAAAAGGAAGATATCATCCTAGGAATATGAGTGGCAGCAGAAGAATGAGGCCTTTTCCTTTAGATTTTACACTGCTCTATCTGCAATCAGAACATATTACAGTTCCTTCAACTCCCAGCCCCTACTAATACTAAATGTGGTCATTCTTATGAACCCTAGAAAACCTAGGAAAAAACTACAAAAAGGTTGGATTTGTATTGGAGAACGGGACTACTTGTAGGAgaattcccttcccttcccttcccttcccttcccttcccttcccttcccttcccttcccttcccttcccttcccttcccttcccttcccttctttcctcaaTTACATTGCTAAATCTTATTCAATTCAGAAGTACCAAGTAATTGACTCTACTTTTCTGCACAGGCTTTGGCTTGGTGTGAGAGCAGCCAAAGTTAGTACAGTCTGTAGAGAGTTCCATACTGAACAAGTGCATGCATGGGAGGAGATGAATGGAAGTCTGGGAGAAACTCAAAGGGAAAGCTggtctggaaaatattttagagacTTTGCTTTGATGTCCTTCTGTCTGCTGCCCAGCTGGCAGAGATTTCAAAATTCCACACAGCAAGGGCATCACAGAACCCACAAAAGCTCCCACTCTGTCTCTGACATTTCCAAACCGGTAttcttgaaaagaaagctgcaaaaaacTTTTAAAGAGTTCTAGCTAGGAATAAACTTAAATATAACAGACCTTTGAAAGACACAGACCTCCACTTGATATTAGATAGGCTAAAGCTACACCAACTAGGGAGTGGAATGACAGGAGAGATGTCTACTTGTCTTGTGCAGAACACATGAGATTtcaaattgtgaaaaaaaaaatcaaaagatcTCTTCTGTGAGGCAGTGTTTCTCCTATATCAAATTGGTCATATGCAAGTTCTTGTCAGCAAATGGTTCATGACCATCTCAGATAACCTAATTTCTCAAACTTGAGCTAATTAAAACTTCTTCCCTTGTAGGCTGGCCACCTGTTAGTGCTACCTAACCTAAAGCTTAGAATCTTCTCGTTGAATCCACTGAATATATTATTccataatgaaataatttgcaaataGCTATTTACTAATCTCTTTTTATACTCATTGAATTATTTACTATATTTGTcatatattctattttttttaatatgcttcaTTAATACTCTCCTATTTACTGTGTGAAAACTTGGCTTTGTAAACGGGAGGATATGCTTCTCTGTGTATTCTTGGTTCTCACTCCAGCTTTGGGagtcaaaacatttctgttcacAAATATCAAAATACCCAAAACGCTCTTCCGCTCCACATTTCAAGTGACTACAACACAGGTGGCCAGGATCCTTATTGCACTCATGGTCTCACAGGCATGGGAGGGCAGATTATCTGGGTACAGAATAGAGCATCTAAGTGAAATAGTCAGCTTGGAAAAATAAGCCAGTCAGAGGGTATGGGGAGAGTGTCTTGAGGGACAGTGACAATCCTGTGAGTCTGATCAGGGCTCCATATGAAGGAAGCCCCGGCTGCAGTCACTCCAGAGCAGTTTTCGGGCTTACTGCCTTTGAGGAAACTGATTACAGGACATAATCCATACTTCAGGAAACAGCCAAAGTCATCACATCTTTCTCTGAGATACCATCGCCATTAACTAGGAACCTAAGTGAGGACCAAATTTGGGTCACCACTAAGCAGAGCTTGCATGGGTGCTCCACACCTACCTCTGTTACCTTCTAAAGTGCCATTTGCCTTTTACAGACTGACAGGTACTGGATAGGATGCCACCAGGACACTGGCCAAGATGCACTCACCATCTGGTTGTGCTGCATTGAAGGGAGTAGGCAGGGTCCTTTTCAAAACTATTCTTTCCTTCACTATCCTTTCTGTGTTACATTCCTGCTGGAGGTCCTAGTTTGAGGCTGTTGACGTGAAAGAAACCGTTAATTCCCCACAAATACTCTCTAATTACAATAGCAAGAAACTCACATCCTTTCCATCATTAGGAGATGCTTCCCACCTTCTTAAGGAGCTAGCCTATGGAGATACAGTGTCTTAGTCTACCTAATGTTATTTTAGCTCTTCAAccaaaattattaatatattgGGTCCAGAAAAGTAAAGAGCCACAGACAGTGTAATCTCTATATAACAGAGATGGcgctatcacagaatcacaaaatcacaaggttggaaaggacccattggatcatcgagtccaaccattcctaacactccctaaaccatgtccctaagcacttcatccacccgttccttaaacacctccagggaaggcgactcgaccacctccctaTGCTATGCTATGATGACAGATACAATCACAGAGACATTTAGGCTGAAAGGGACCTCTTGAGATGATCTAATCCAATTCCCCTGTTCAAGTAGAAGCTGCTGAAACAGATTATCTAGGAAGGTGTCCAGTCAGGTTTTTAGTATCTCCACAGAAACTCCATAACCTCTCTTGGCAATCTATCACGCTGTTTgaccaccctcagaggaaaaaaagggagagcaAAAATGTTTGCTTGTGTTTGCTTGTGTTTAGATGGAAGTCTTTGTCCTTCAGTTTGTGTacattgctccttgtcctgtcaatGAGCACTAATGAAAAGAGTACTGCTGAAGCCTCACAATTTTTTATGCCCCCCATGTTAAAACACTGACTGCTCCTAGAGGAATTCCTCCTATAAAGCATTCAGTTAGAATTATTCTCTGCCTTATGCTGTGGCCCTAAAATCTGTTTTTGCAGGAAAGTCACCCCGAGAAGCTGCATTATCCATTATGAGTCCAGAGTTCTTCTGAATTGCTGGGTGGTTGGGGGAAAACTGCTTCCTCTTCACGTTCCTTTCTGGGTGTTGCCTACCCTGTTTCTACCTGAACACTTTTGCACCACCCTTAATAACATACACTTTGCTCAAATGGGCTTAGTTATCAAGTAGTTCAGATCACTTAGTGACTCCATTGGTCTCAAACCAACACCTTCTATCTAGAGGCTGTGCTAGGACCCTACATGTATGGGTTTCTCATCCAGCTCTAAATTGCTGGTGGGAGTTTAGAGCAGTTATCAGCCTGGTATTGTTTCACACATCTGCCAGAAATGTCCTATTCACTGATCATTCTCTGCAAGCCAGCTGTACAAATTCATCCTGGTGTTGGTCAAAAACAATAAGcgaaacatttttaatgtattaaaaaataagccCAGTATAGTGGaatgtattgtattttattgATGTCCTTACCATACacaattaattttgttaaatccTGACTCTGTTATAATAATTTCACCTTTGTCAATGATCTagaagaaagcactgaaatcaTCCATAAAATATCTACACTTGACacaagaatggtttgggtaggtAATGTATTCCTTGGTAAAACTAATgcccatacacacacacacacaaactaaAGTGtttcaaatgacaaaaaaagtcaGGAATTTAGTCTGCATTgagtcacaggaaaaaaaaaaaaaaaagaaatgtcatatTAATCAGAGAAATCTAAGGGCTTTATGCTGCTTTGTAGATAAAATGGGCACTGCATAAACCCAGAAATGTAGATCTAGTATAGCCTCACTACCATTGTAGTCCTTAATATGTAGGACGACAAAGCATTGCACTAGAAATAATCTACAGTGATACAGATATATATCTTAATGGTAGTGATACAAGTCTAAGAGAATAACAGTAAAAAGGTTACTGATGCTGCAGATTCCACTTTTGCATTCACTCTACTAAAGACAATGCCCAAAAAGCATCAAATGCAGGGAACATCAGAAGCGAGAGGCAAActataattttccattttccatatgctaaattaagaaaataagctTCATTGTAATCAAAACAATAGATATAGTTGTTCAGCTTTACATAGACTAAGATAAACTACAACAGGAGAAAAGATCCATTCTGAGATGACCTGCCTCTTACACTGAACTCTAGTTTCTGCGGCCTCTTATACTGAACTCTAGTTTCTGTGGAGGTTCCTACACACAGATGCCCTGAGACAGTCTGAAATTTAATCTCTGAAAATCAGCTGAGTTAGGAAAGCTGTATTTCTGAAGAGCTGGCCACCTGCTAATGACTTCTGCATTAGAATTGAGAATAACACACACCAgtggattttgtatttttattagaaatgcGTTCCTTCcatttgctttggttttcacTCTTCTTTTATCTACCTTTTTTAATGATAGTTTTTTTGAACGTTAAAAACCTACTGGTGTGAAAGTAAAGGGTAAATGTCCTGAACTTTTTTGCAGGCCAGCTGATGGATCAGCACAATTAGCTATTGGATGTTTTCTATCTTTTTACAGCATCGGTGAGACTGTAGGTCAGCAAACTAGCACTGGTATCCACAGTTTGACCAAAAAAGGACCAGAGAAGAATCATGAGAATGACAACAGGGCTGACAGCTACAGGGGGAACTTCTTGGGGGGCAGCCTTTTTAGATTATCAAACAGATAGTGAAGAATCAATGCTACCATCTGTATGTACATTTGTTGGTACTAGAAATCCACTAAAGAGGGCTTTCTCAATTAACTAAAGGCATTGTAATAAAAGCAATAGCTGAATCTGAAACGAGGCAATTTCAGACCTCAATTGTGGTGCAGATTTTATGAAGAAGGATATTTGCCCCCGAAAATCTCATCAAACAATATGGAAGAATATCTCTCCATCTCTGTAACTTTTAACTCAAGAACGGCACAGTTTTCCCCACTAAAAGTATAATCTAGTGCAAACCATATTTAATAGAGGCAAGAGATCAGAACAGATTATCACAGTGGTTGTTTCTGGCCTTATTGCTGATAGATTTATGAGCTTCTTTCTAAAACTGGTCAGCAGGATAGTGCTTAACCTCACTGCATAGAACCGCATGACTGTCCCTTTAGCAGAACTGCGTATTGCTCTTCTCAGGCAGAAACACCTAACAGCAGTTGCCCCGTAAACCATTCCCGAGCAAGCAATATACCATGATATCCATACAGAAGCCTCATCGGACATAAATTGGTAGCAATCTCACTGGGACCAAGCCACATCACCCCCTCCTCCCAACCAACCCACTGGTACCGCCGCACTGTGCCACTGGACACAACGGAACACAAAACAACCTTTTGGGGCAAAGCTAGCTAATGAGCTCACCATCCACCAGATATGGGAAAGAGGAGCACTCCACGCTGTGCCAGAGTCTCCAGAACTGGTTCATGAAGGACTGGTGCCCAATTGTGCCCGTTTATGATCCTGCCCAGGCTCTTTCATCCTGCCATTTCTGTAACTTCTCTTCCCACACTCCCTCCCAGTCCGCACCAAGCCTCTCACCTCCTCCAGCTGCGCAGCACTGACGGCTGCCTGTGGATTGCCTCTCTGcccctgctgcagcctctgggCTGGGTTGAGCCTGTGCCGAGCAGCCGGAGGGGCTGCCAGGCATTACTGGGCTAAGCGTGACGCTCCGCCTCTTCCCCATGGCTCTGGTCCTGGGGGCACGCTGCCTCCCTGCTGAAGGTGACCTctgggggggaagaaaagaggaggaatggTTAAGGAAAGGGGCTATCCTTCTGCTCTGTTTATGGAGAGGAAAGTGTTGCAGGGATCGGGGTGGGTTAGTTGTTTCTGCTCTAGCCATACCATCATAATCCCCAGGGACCCTTGGACAGAACCacctttctcagcctttccctccAGCTTGGGCTCTCCCTACAGCTAATGGAGCAAAGCAGCTCCTTGGGCTGGCGTGTGGTTCTTGTACTGGGACTGTGCTGAGTAAGGGTACATCCCTGATGGCAGAGTTTAGAATGACCATGAGCTGCCAGCTCTTGCTCTGGGTCATCAAGGGGGCTGAAGACATGTCAGTCCCAATTGCTTGTGTCAGCAAACATCATAGACCAGGTGTAAACTGTAGCAGCTTCAAGGTGCCTTCACAGGGCCTGGTGGGTCAGTCTCCTCACATAGCTCGGTACTACAGAGCACTATGGCAAAGCTGAAGTTATGAATGGCAACTACAATGACTTGCAGCCATTTGACCTATTCTCAGTACTTCCACCTAGACTGTCTTCCTATGCCAAAgt is part of the Cuculus canorus isolate bCucCan1 chromosome 2, bCucCan1.pri, whole genome shotgun sequence genome and harbors:
- the LOC104067545 gene encoding serine/threonine-protein kinase SBK2 isoform X1; the encoded protein is MCSVMAESSAAAAAGRVAPTMIDELLEITAQSLVRTEVSEHYEVIRELGRGKYGHVMLVTHRQRGTPMALKLLPKASTKLHTFLYEYCVALSLATHPAIIGMFGIAIESSQYYGFLYEPALHKDLISIIKPRDGIPEPAAKQCAKQLVSALEFIHSRGLVYRDVKPENVLLFDPECRRIKLTDFGLTRPKGTKLKLVAGVIPYTAPELSNTADTQGVPIDTSLDAWAFGVLLFCLLTGYFPWEQSLPDDPFFEDFMLWQETGLEEDLPRHWKRLTAEAALMLRSLLALDPAKRGPVSGALRYVDCPWRLEDGHSEEAEVKP
- the LOC104067545 gene encoding serine/threonine-protein kinase SBK2 isoform X2, with protein sequence MAESSAAAAAGRVAPTMIDELLEITAQSLVRTEVSEHYEVIRELGRGKYGHVMLVTHRQRGTPMALKLLPKASTKLHTFLYEYCVALSLATHPAIIGMFGIAIESSQYYGFLYEPALHKDLISIIKPRDGIPEPAAKQCAKQLVSALEFIHSRGLVYRDVKPENVLLFDPECRRIKLTDFGLTRPKGTKLKLVAGVIPYTAPELSNTADTQGVPIDTSLDAWAFGVLLFCLLTGYFPWEQSLPDDPFFEDFMLWQETGLEEDLPRHWKRLTAEAALMLRSLLALDPAKRGPVSGALRYVDCPWRLEDGHSEEAEVKP